From Pleurocapsa sp. PCC 7319:
GGGCAACTCAAGATTTACTCACAAATAAATTTAAGAACTTTGTATTACCTGGCAAAAATTATTTGATCGCATACTTAATCAAAATGTAGGGTGGGCAATCCCCACTCTACATATCTTGTTAGTATTGTTAGGTTTCCTCAATGGGAAGATTGATAATAACTCCGCCCATAACTTCATCCATCTCGAATTTCTTATCGGGATAACGTTCAAGATGAACTGGGTGAGTATTGTGGCAAGTTACGCAAGCTTCTGCTACGGCTTTATCGGGATAGAGGGCAGAGAAGTATTTTTGTCCGCCAATTTCTTGGTATTCCTTGTAGGGTTCGCCTGTTTTGTTAACTTCTTCCATCGCCTTTTTCTCAAATTCAGATTTGGGGGCGTGGCTGTCGTTGATGTTCCAGGTAGAGATTAAGTTATAGGTAAAACCAATGCCTTTCTCGTCAGCGGTTTCTGCTGCTACTTCCGAACCCAAGCGGAACATTTGTGCCGGTAGGGGTACGCCTCCAGTTTGATCCCAGCCTTCTGTCGCTTCTGCGGGGACTACACCGTCTGCTTTTTCTTTACCTTCCAGAGTTTTGAGTCGATTGACGACGTGCTTAGTGTAAGCAGTCCGATCTGCCAGTAAGACGGTGTGAACGTAGTCGACAACTACTTCGGGAGCGATGCCATCAGCAGCTTGGGTTGAACCGCCACCGCTACAGGCGATCGCCGTAAAGCAAACCGTTACCGCTAGAGCAATTAAGCCGATGGTTCGGGTTTTTAGATCTTGAATTAGGTTGTTCATTGTTAGTATGGATTTAGGTATTAGTGATTGAGTAATGTGGAATCAGTGCGACCTCGCGGAATTTAAATACGCAAGAGTAAGTGCACCGAAAATTAATTCCTTTTGCTCGATCTTTTTTTCTCAAGATCGCGTACCAGTTGAAAGGTAGGCATTTTTTGATTGGGCGGACGAGCAAAGTTGGCTTCAACTAGCTCATCATCAAAGATACTGTTGTAGGCGTGTTCTACGCCGTGACAATTCATACAAACCTCCTTCACCATGCGATCGCGTGGTTTAAGCGTATAAGTGTTATTGTGATTGACTAAAACACTGTCGCCAGAATTTTCTCTAGGTAGGTGACAGGTAGCACAAGTAACGGAATTGTTGTCGGGGCGGGGTAGCGTCCCAATTTTCTGGAAGATCTGAGCGTGGGGAGAATTTTTGTAATTGAGAGAATGATTGTCACTGTGACAAGTCAAACAAGAGTCTACCGAGGCTTGGTAGGTATTGACTGTATGGACGTTGTGACAGGTGTTGCAGTTCATCTGCTTGTCCGCAACCCCATCTTTCATCGGTAAATGTGCCATCCCAGGCGTTAGGGGCGACATACCTTCTAAGGTACGAATGCCGTGTTTGCCTAACAAGAAAGTATCGACGCTATTTTCATGGCAACTTTGACAGCTTTCTTCTGTTGGCATTGCCACAAACTTCTTGGTTTCTTGGTTTTGGTGACAGCTAGAACAGTTTACGTCTGCCAAGGCATGGGCGCTGGTTTGCCACTGCTGTTCAATTTTCTGCAACTGTGCCTTGCTAACTCCATCTGCCAGGGCTACATCGGGGATACACCAGGTAAACGTGAATAGTGCCAATGTTAGAGAGATCGTTATTCCCGTCCATTGTGAGGACGAATGACTATTT
This genomic window contains:
- a CDS encoding DUF3365 domain-containing protein, producing the protein MNNLIQDLKTRTIGLIALAVTVCFTAIACSGGGSTQAADGIAPEVVVDYVHTVLLADRTAYTKHVVNRLKTLEGKEKADGVVPAEATEGWDQTGGVPLPAQMFRLGSEVAAETADEKGIGFTYNLISTWNINDSHAPKSEFEKKAMEEVNKTGEPYKEYQEIGGQKYFSALYPDKAVAEACVTCHNTHPVHLERYPDKKFEMDEVMGGVIINLPIEET
- a CDS encoding cytochrome c3 family protein — translated: MKEMKFTVRANSHSSSQWTGITISLTLALFTFTWCIPDVALADGVSKAQLQKIEQQWQTSAHALADVNCSSCHQNQETKKFVAMPTEESCQSCHENSVDTFLLGKHGIRTLEGMSPLTPGMAHLPMKDGVADKQMNCNTCHNVHTVNTYQASVDSCLTCHSDNHSLNYKNSPHAQIFQKIGTLPRPDNNSVTCATCHLPRENSGDSVLVNHNNTYTLKPRDRMVKEVCMNCHGVEHAYNSIFDDELVEANFARPPNQKMPTFQLVRDLEKKRSSKRN